The proteins below come from a single Beutenbergia cavernae DSM 12333 genomic window:
- a CDS encoding ABC transporter permease produces the protein MTAPAASIYPGGQAIPARRPGPRAWVALVGAESRMVVRDTAGLVVPIALPLLFLVMNSLGVPTDPLPGAGGMSAFDVFVVPLILTIVIATIGVVNMPSFLAYYRKGGVLRRLAVTPASPGMILVAQVITSALQTIVGIALALGVAVLWLGAQLPARPGLAIGVLALAAAAMYALGMAVAALAPSGNAATATGLGLFFALGAIGGMFGPTTNLPDGVARVGEMLPFGASVQALSAAWVGQVPEPQHLVALAVTVVVSGGVAARFFRWE, from the coding sequence ATGACCGCTCCCGCCGCCTCCATCTACCCCGGTGGTCAGGCGATCCCGGCGCGCCGACCCGGGCCGCGCGCCTGGGTCGCGCTCGTGGGTGCCGAGTCCCGCATGGTGGTCCGCGACACGGCCGGCCTCGTCGTCCCGATCGCGCTCCCGCTGCTGTTCCTGGTGATGAACAGCCTCGGCGTCCCGACCGATCCGCTCCCGGGCGCGGGCGGGATGTCCGCGTTCGACGTCTTCGTCGTGCCGCTCATCCTCACCATCGTGATCGCGACCATCGGGGTGGTCAACATGCCGAGCTTCCTCGCGTACTACCGCAAGGGCGGCGTGCTGCGCCGGCTGGCCGTCACGCCGGCGTCGCCCGGGATGATCCTCGTGGCCCAGGTCATCACGAGCGCCCTCCAGACGATCGTCGGCATCGCGCTCGCGCTCGGCGTGGCGGTGCTCTGGCTCGGCGCACAGCTGCCGGCGCGACCGGGGCTCGCCATCGGCGTCCTGGCTCTCGCCGCCGCGGCGATGTACGCGCTCGGCATGGCCGTCGCGGCGCTCGCGCCGTCCGGAAACGCGGCGACGGCGACCGGTCTGGGGCTGTTCTTCGCCCTCGGTGCGATCGGCGGGATGTTCGGACCGACGACGAACCTGCCGGACGGCGTCGCCCGCGTGGGGGAGATGCTGCCGTTCGGCGCGTCCGTGCAGGCCCTGAGCGCCGCGTGGGTGGGTCAGGTGCCGGAGCCGCAGCACCTGGTGGCACTCGCGGTCACCGTCGTCGTGAGCGGAGGAGTGGCCGCGCGCTTCTTCCGCTGGGAGTGA
- a CDS encoding DUF4185 domain-containing protein, with the protein MPHPHAECTTLPPSRGVSPAEITHSARRRVAAAAATSLTFLALAACAPAGSELPTPTERPDDVHEPTSTFFATVDIPYHSTVRTDSDGDLWPAAWADDGALYSANGDGRGFSDLAWADIVVNRIDGTPEEGLTGERLQHSGAVAPIWSDPSQYNRKPTGMVAVDGDGDGRDELYLAVQDLRMPPSEHAFNDAPTATIVRSDDYGRTWTWPELPMFTDHVFTTVMFLDLGQSNSRAGAVEPGGEEYVYAYGLDHNWRDSFSDVVPDPVDLYLARAPKGAIQDRDAWEFFAGSDRDQPRWSADVADRVAVLHDDRRVYPELAVDGPTYMSVLSQSGVVYDEAIDRYLYASWTEFTWELYEAPAAWGPWTLFASRDFGPYPWLGEGNADGRINGGYAVTMPSKFISDDGLHLWAQANWFVGALTPEENTYHYALRPITLTLRADSADASFEADGGTNVAASSSGSGVVATDTHSQLGAIGALNDGDPATSVSSWNGTLKTRDVWGYTWPQPVTVDRIVMAPGDVTDAGGWFAGDLAIEVRRDGEWEVLDGVRVDPEYPFDASAADAEEYRFTFDAVTVDGVRVVGRPGGSGAFTSVAELEVLAAG; encoded by the coding sequence GTGCCCCATCCGCACGCCGAGTGCACGACCCTTCCGCCGTCGCGCGGCGTGTCGCCGGCAGAGATCACGCACTCGGCGCGCAGGCGGGTCGCAGCCGCTGCCGCCACGAGCCTGACGTTCCTCGCCCTCGCCGCGTGCGCGCCGGCCGGAAGCGAGCTCCCCACCCCCACCGAGAGGCCCGACGACGTGCACGAACCCACCTCGACGTTCTTCGCCACCGTCGACATCCCGTACCACTCCACGGTCCGCACCGACAGCGACGGCGACCTGTGGCCGGCTGCGTGGGCCGACGACGGCGCGCTCTACAGCGCGAACGGTGACGGGCGCGGCTTCTCGGACCTGGCCTGGGCCGACATCGTGGTCAACCGCATCGACGGCACGCCCGAGGAAGGACTGACGGGTGAACGCCTGCAGCACTCCGGCGCCGTCGCGCCGATCTGGTCCGACCCGAGCCAGTACAACCGCAAGCCCACCGGCATGGTGGCGGTGGACGGCGACGGCGACGGCCGCGACGAGCTGTACCTCGCCGTCCAGGATCTGCGCATGCCGCCGTCCGAGCACGCGTTCAACGACGCCCCGACGGCGACGATCGTGCGGTCCGACGACTACGGGCGCACGTGGACGTGGCCGGAGCTGCCGATGTTCACCGACCACGTCTTCACGACGGTGATGTTCCTCGATCTCGGCCAGAGCAACTCCCGGGCCGGCGCCGTCGAGCCCGGCGGCGAGGAGTACGTGTACGCGTACGGGCTGGACCACAACTGGCGCGACTCGTTCTCCGACGTCGTGCCCGACCCCGTCGACCTGTACCTCGCCCGCGCGCCGAAGGGCGCGATCCAGGACCGCGACGCGTGGGAGTTCTTCGCCGGGAGCGACCGGGATCAGCCTCGCTGGTCGGCCGACGTCGCCGACCGGGTGGCGGTGCTCCACGACGACCGGCGCGTCTACCCGGAGCTCGCCGTCGACGGCCCGACGTACATGTCGGTGCTGTCCCAGAGCGGCGTCGTCTACGACGAGGCGATCGACCGGTACCTCTACGCGTCGTGGACCGAGTTCACGTGGGAGCTGTACGAGGCGCCGGCGGCCTGGGGGCCGTGGACGCTGTTCGCGAGCCGCGACTTCGGGCCGTACCCGTGGCTCGGGGAGGGCAACGCGGACGGGAGGATCAACGGCGGGTACGCCGTCACGATGCCCTCGAAGTTCATCTCCGACGACGGCCTGCACCTCTGGGCCCAGGCGAACTGGTTCGTGGGTGCGCTGACCCCGGAGGAGAACACGTACCACTACGCGCTGCGGCCGATCACCCTCACGCTGCGTGCTGACTCCGCCGACGCCTCCTTCGAGGCCGACGGCGGAACGAACGTCGCGGCGTCGTCATCGGGTTCCGGGGTGGTCGCCACGGACACGCACTCCCAGCTCGGCGCGATCGGTGCGCTGAACGACGGCGACCCGGCGACGTCGGTGTCCTCCTGGAACGGCACGCTCAAGACGCGCGACGTGTGGGGCTACACGTGGCCGCAGCCTGTCACGGTGGACCGAATCGTCATGGCCCCGGGCGACGTGACCGACGCCGGCGGGTGGTTCGCCGGCGACCTCGCGATCGAGGTGCGGCGCGACGGCGAGTGGGAGGTGCTGGACGGCGTCCGCGTCGACCCGGAGTACCCGTTCGACGCGAGCGCCGCCGACGCCGAGGAGTACAGGTTCACGTTCGACGCCGTGACCGTCGACGGCGTGCGGGTGGTCGGGCGGCCCGGCGGCAGCGGGGCGTTCACGTCCGTCGCGGAGCTCGAGGTCCTCGCCGCCGGCTGA
- a CDS encoding collagen-binding domain-containing protein has protein sequence MSITRRAHHPARVLTSALVGVLALAGVAAAAAPASADDPDGFNPFVAAGGYSVYAREDAVLGNAETEGAIAVGGTLRIDSDGYSVLHLAAGTGAYTIPTVDGDPTRLLIGTLDESSPGIVRITNAGAPAGTAEAEGYLKMTTADPAFTVVDRAGFIRYLRLGADVDAAPYIDAMAQAYPAPPADPMASVLTEQSSVAAYVEAGMTWTYDQAAQCLASVADPGTGLAHHVGVAEDVGDRVVLEPLSDAQPNVVSYSDIAGAGLLQFSGSVTPGAANPLVIRVDAGTTAVSTPRTDSVAYAPYIMWDLSAVTGPVTVSAASSRIDGSIYAPDAAVTVLAQPLDGQVIGRDVHLADRSGEAHAYFFAGTLPCGTVTPPVTGGFTVAKTVTGDAAAAVPADTAFTVEYRIDGGPAVAVELTAGAVSDLVDALPVGTVVSVREVTPLPVVDGVAWGAPAWTVDGVAVEADADGWVTVTITGADAVELALTNVATPDDPTDPVDPTDPVDPTDPSDPVDPAEPSDPADPSAPPSSSTDGTLPGTGVDAGWALAAVGAAVLAGTSLVLVAWRHRA, from the coding sequence GTGAGCATCACCCGCCGGGCGCACCACCCCGCGCGCGTCCTGACCAGTGCACTCGTCGGCGTCCTCGCTCTCGCGGGCGTCGCCGCTGCCGCCGCGCCCGCCTCGGCCGACGACCCGGACGGCTTCAACCCGTTCGTCGCGGCAGGCGGATACAGCGTCTACGCGCGCGAGGACGCCGTCCTCGGCAACGCGGAGACGGAGGGCGCGATCGCCGTCGGCGGCACGCTCCGCATCGACAGCGACGGGTACTCCGTGCTGCATCTCGCGGCCGGCACCGGCGCCTACACGATCCCGACCGTCGACGGCGATCCCACCCGGCTCCTCATCGGCACGCTCGACGAGTCGAGCCCGGGCATCGTACGCATCACGAACGCGGGCGCCCCGGCGGGTACCGCCGAGGCCGAGGGGTACCTCAAGATGACGACGGCGGACCCGGCGTTCACCGTCGTCGACCGTGCTGGCTTCATCCGCTACCTGCGCCTCGGCGCCGACGTCGACGCGGCGCCGTACATCGACGCGATGGCGCAGGCCTATCCCGCGCCGCCCGCGGATCCGATGGCGTCGGTCCTGACCGAGCAGAGCTCGGTGGCGGCGTACGTCGAGGCCGGCATGACGTGGACGTACGACCAGGCGGCGCAATGCCTCGCCTCCGTCGCTGATCCCGGGACCGGCCTCGCGCACCACGTGGGCGTCGCGGAGGACGTCGGCGACCGCGTCGTCCTCGAGCCGCTCTCCGACGCGCAGCCCAACGTCGTCTCGTACTCCGACATCGCCGGCGCCGGGCTCCTCCAGTTCAGCGGCTCGGTGACGCCAGGTGCCGCCAACCCGCTCGTCATCCGCGTGGACGCCGGCACGACGGCGGTCTCCACGCCGCGGACGGACTCGGTCGCGTACGCGCCGTACATCATGTGGGATCTGTCAGCCGTCACCGGCCCGGTCACGGTGAGCGCGGCATCGTCCCGGATCGACGGCTCGATCTACGCGCCCGACGCCGCCGTGACGGTGCTCGCGCAGCCTCTCGACGGGCAGGTCATCGGGCGGGACGTCCACCTAGCCGACCGCTCCGGCGAGGCGCACGCCTACTTCTTCGCCGGGACGCTGCCGTGCGGCACGGTGACCCCGCCCGTGACCGGCGGCTTCACGGTGGCGAAGACCGTCACCGGCGACGCCGCGGCCGCGGTGCCCGCGGACACCGCCTTCACCGTGGAGTACCGGATCGACGGCGGCCCGGCCGTGGCCGTGGAGCTCACCGCGGGCGCGGTGTCCGACCTCGTGGACGCGCTGCCGGTGGGCACTGTCGTGTCGGTGCGCGAGGTGACGCCGCTCCCCGTGGTCGACGGCGTCGCCTGGGGCGCACCCGCGTGGACCGTCGACGGCGTCGCCGTCGAGGCGGACGCCGACGGCTGGGTGACGGTCACGATCACCGGGGCCGACGCCGTCGAGCTCGCGCTGACGAACGTCGCGACGCCGGACGATCCGACCGACCCGGTGGACCCGACCGACCCCGTCGACCCGACCGACCCGAGCGACCCCGTCGACCCGGCAGAGCCGAGCGACCCGGCGGACCCCAGCGCTCCGCCATCGTCCTCGACGGACGGGACGCTGCCGGGCACCGGCGTGGACGCGGGATGGGCGCTCGCGGCGGTCGGCGCGGCGGTGCTCGCCGGAACGAGCCTGGTGCTCGTCGCGTGGCGGCACCGGGCCTGA
- a CDS encoding Tm-1-like ATP-binding domain-containing protein yields MSNVAGAQHERPCVLLVGALDTKGPEFEFLRSEGLRLGCDVLLLDVGVLGAPAVLADFPREAVADAAGAELGALVSTGDRSVAVSAMARGAARLAAALADEGRIDGVIGAGGSNAAYVMARVSERLDVGFPKVLVSTMASGDTARYVGSTDLTMMNSVVDVNGLNRVTRSVLGNAIHAVVGMVTSRVPDDGTDRPVAAISMFGVTTPCASRIASTLDAAGLEPLSFHANGAGGRSLEALAGSGAIQVVVDMTTTELADELFGGVCSAGPDRLTAAGRLGVPQVVSLGALDMINFGAAAALPEHLRGRLWHEHNPEVTLVRTNAEECAELGGVLAARLNAALGPRTVVVPARGFSALSVPGEPFQDPHADRALVDALLGALDDDVTSVVLDVDINDPLVADAMSRATLSLMEEARV; encoded by the coding sequence GTGAGCAACGTCGCCGGTGCCCAGCACGAGAGACCGTGCGTCCTTCTCGTCGGTGCCCTCGACACGAAGGGCCCCGAGTTCGAGTTCCTTCGGTCAGAAGGGCTGCGTCTCGGCTGCGACGTCCTGCTGCTCGACGTGGGGGTGCTGGGGGCGCCGGCGGTGCTCGCGGACTTCCCGCGCGAGGCGGTCGCCGACGCCGCCGGTGCGGAGCTCGGGGCTCTGGTCTCGACCGGGGACCGGAGCGTGGCGGTGAGCGCGATGGCCCGCGGGGCCGCCCGGCTGGCGGCGGCACTCGCTGACGAGGGCCGGATCGACGGCGTGATCGGTGCGGGCGGCTCCAACGCGGCCTACGTCATGGCGCGCGTCAGCGAGCGGCTCGACGTGGGGTTCCCCAAGGTCCTCGTCTCGACCATGGCCTCGGGCGACACGGCCCGGTACGTCGGCTCGACCGACCTCACGATGATGAACTCGGTCGTGGACGTCAACGGCCTGAACCGGGTCACCCGATCCGTCCTCGGCAACGCGATCCACGCCGTCGTCGGCATGGTCACCAGTCGGGTCCCCGACGACGGGACAGACCGCCCGGTCGCCGCGATCTCGATGTTCGGCGTCACGACCCCGTGCGCGAGCCGGATCGCGTCGACCCTCGACGCCGCGGGCCTCGAGCCGTTGAGCTTCCACGCGAACGGCGCCGGTGGCCGCTCCCTCGAGGCGCTGGCCGGGTCGGGTGCGATCCAGGTGGTGGTCGACATGACGACCACGGAGCTGGCCGACGAGCTGTTCGGAGGCGTGTGCAGCGCGGGGCCGGACCGGCTGACGGCGGCGGGCCGGCTGGGCGTGCCGCAGGTCGTCAGCCTCGGTGCGCTCGACATGATCAACTTCGGCGCCGCCGCGGCCCTCCCGGAGCACCTGCGCGGCCGGCTCTGGCACGAGCACAACCCCGAGGTGACGCTCGTCCGGACGAACGCCGAGGAGTGTGCGGAGCTCGGTGGCGTGCTCGCCGCGCGACTCAACGCCGCCCTCGGACCCCGGACTGTCGTCGTGCCCGCACGCGGCTTCTCCGCGCTGTCGGTACCAGGTGAGCCGTTCCAGGATCCTCACGCGGACCGCGCCCTCGTCGACGCCCTGCTCGGTGCCCTGGACGACGACGTCACGAGCGTCGTCCTCGACGTCGACATCAACGACCCACTCGTCGCGGACGCGATGTCCCGCGCCACCCTGAGCCTCATGGAGGAAGCACGTGTCTGA
- a CDS encoding response regulator produces MIRLLVVDDQTLVRQGIRGLLELAPDVDVVAEADDGLAGLAAVREHDPDVVLLDLRMPRHDGLWLLEALRAGELDVPVLVLTTFDDDELALAAIAAGARGYLLKDVTLDSLVDAVRTLAGGGTLVQPAITERVLRAVRAGSVPLDDAAAGDVQELTSRELEILRLLAAGYSNREIAEALHLAEGTVKNHVSTVLLKLGTRDRTRAVLRALHHGLLR; encoded by the coding sequence GTGATCCGCCTCCTCGTCGTCGACGACCAGACCCTGGTGCGCCAGGGGATCCGAGGGCTGCTCGAGCTCGCACCCGACGTCGACGTCGTCGCCGAGGCCGACGACGGACTGGCCGGCCTCGCCGCCGTCCGCGAGCACGACCCGGACGTCGTGCTGCTCGACCTGCGCATGCCCCGGCACGACGGGCTGTGGCTGCTCGAGGCCCTGCGCGCCGGGGAGCTCGACGTGCCGGTGCTCGTCCTCACGACGTTCGACGACGACGAGCTCGCCCTGGCGGCGATCGCCGCCGGCGCACGCGGCTACCTGCTCAAGGACGTCACGCTGGACTCCCTGGTCGACGCCGTGCGGACGCTCGCCGGGGGCGGCACGCTCGTCCAGCCCGCGATCACCGAACGCGTGCTGCGGGCCGTGCGGGCCGGGTCCGTCCCGCTCGACGACGCCGCGGCGGGCGACGTCCAGGAGCTCACCAGCCGCGAGCTCGAGATCCTGCGCCTGCTCGCGGCCGGGTACTCCAACCGGGAGATCGCCGAGGCGCTCCATCTCGCCGAGGGGACCGTGAAGAACCACGTGTCGACGGTGCTGCTCAAGCTCGGCACGCGGGATCGCACGCGCGCCGTGCTCCGGGCGCTGCACCACGGCCTCCTGCGGTAG
- a CDS encoding ROK family transcriptional regulator, whose amino-acid sequence MAISAHIDSRGPGGADGAPARIAGAGSILQLIRSGSAVTISRIAATLGVSRSTVTERVDLLMSSGLVESDGETQMGRGRPSARFAFRPDTGLTVGIQLGMSGSRVAVTDLAGEVLTSRTVDVDVATGPHVVLDAVCEAVDDELALVGREREELWGAAVGVPGRVELATADVTPDSPSWAGFDVAAHVGAALGVPVRMGRDVSMLALAEHRYNWPDARVLLCVKVGTAIGCGIVVDHRTIDGGAGLAGEIGHTAVSGSTAQCPCGNRGCLNATSAGAALLPRLAEMGVTASSTREIMRLALQGDPTTAQLVRQAGREVGEVLAGAINLLNPDVVVVWGYLADARDNLLAGIREAVATRAVPPATESLTIARASLGEDAGTLGAATLAIEMLLEPAAIDARLARRAG is encoded by the coding sequence GTGGCCATCTCGGCACACATCGACAGCAGGGGGCCCGGAGGCGCCGACGGCGCGCCGGCCCGGATCGCGGGCGCCGGCTCGATCCTCCAGCTGATCCGCTCCGGAAGCGCCGTCACCATCTCGAGGATCGCCGCCACCCTCGGGGTATCGCGCTCCACCGTCACGGAGCGAGTCGACCTGCTGATGTCGTCCGGCCTCGTGGAGTCGGACGGAGAGACCCAGATGGGACGGGGCCGACCGTCGGCGCGCTTCGCGTTCCGTCCTGACACCGGACTGACGGTGGGGATCCAGCTGGGCATGTCCGGGAGCCGGGTCGCCGTCACCGACCTCGCCGGCGAGGTGCTGACCAGCCGGACCGTGGACGTCGACGTGGCGACGGGGCCACACGTCGTGCTCGACGCCGTCTGCGAGGCGGTCGACGACGAGCTGGCCTTGGTCGGCCGGGAACGGGAGGAGCTCTGGGGAGCAGCTGTCGGCGTTCCGGGCCGGGTCGAGCTCGCGACAGCGGACGTCACCCCTGACTCCCCGAGCTGGGCCGGCTTCGACGTCGCGGCGCACGTCGGTGCCGCGCTGGGCGTCCCTGTCCGCATGGGCCGAGACGTCAGCATGCTCGCCCTGGCGGAGCACCGGTACAACTGGCCCGACGCTCGCGTCCTCCTCTGCGTCAAGGTCGGTACGGCGATCGGGTGCGGGATCGTCGTCGACCACCGGACGATCGACGGCGGCGCCGGGCTCGCCGGCGAGATCGGCCACACGGCGGTCTCCGGCAGCACGGCCCAGTGCCCGTGCGGGAACCGCGGCTGCCTCAACGCGACGTCGGCGGGCGCGGCGCTCCTGCCGCGCCTGGCCGAGATGGGCGTGACGGCGTCGTCGACCCGCGAGATCATGCGGCTCGCACTCCAGGGCGATCCGACGACGGCACAGCTCGTCCGGCAGGCGGGGCGCGAGGTCGGCGAGGTGCTCGCCGGCGCGATCAACCTGCTCAACCCGGACGTCGTCGTCGTGTGGGGATACCTCGCCGACGCCCGCGACAACCTCCTGGCCGGGATCCGGGAAGCCGTCGCCACGCGTGCGGTGCCGCCGGCCACCGAGTCCCTCACGATCGCGCGGGCGTCCCTCGGCGAGGACGCCGGGACGCTCGGCGCCGCCACGCTCGCCATCGAGATGCTCCTCGAGCCGGCGGCGATCGACGCGCGCCTCGCGCGCCGCGCGGGCTAG
- a CDS encoding ABC transporter ATP-binding protein, whose protein sequence is MTAIHVHELRKRYGPRVAVDGVGLTVRPGEVFGILGRNGAGKTTTVEAIAGLRRPDAGTVRVLGLDPWRDRLRLRQVLGVQLQDTQLHHALTVHELVRLYRTFYASGAVVSDLIEAVGLSTHRDVRFERLSGGQQQRLSIALALVGRPRVVILDELTSGLDPEARRHIWAIVEDLRDDGVTVLLVSHLMEEVERLCDRVALLERGRLVATDTPSGLVERAGLGQRVRFRVASGAPFDAGLVRDLPQVEQVEVRGDEVSVHGGGDLLGEVSTALVRAGVVATETRLERATLDDAFLALTGSALENTDADGDPDAGGDAGPRVARHNQEVSR, encoded by the coding sequence ATGACAGCGATCCACGTCCACGAGCTGCGCAAGCGGTACGGACCGCGCGTCGCCGTCGACGGCGTCGGCCTCACGGTGCGGCCGGGCGAGGTGTTCGGGATCCTCGGCCGCAACGGCGCCGGCAAGACCACGACCGTCGAGGCGATCGCCGGCCTGCGACGGCCCGACGCCGGCACGGTCCGCGTGCTCGGCCTCGACCCGTGGCGCGACCGGCTGCGCCTGCGGCAGGTGCTCGGCGTGCAGCTCCAGGACACCCAGCTCCACCACGCGCTGACCGTCCACGAGCTGGTCCGCCTGTACCGCACGTTCTACGCCAGCGGCGCCGTCGTCAGCGACCTCATCGAGGCCGTCGGCCTCAGCACCCACCGCGACGTGCGCTTCGAGCGGCTCTCCGGTGGCCAGCAGCAGCGGCTGTCGATCGCGCTGGCGCTGGTCGGCCGGCCGCGCGTCGTGATCCTCGACGAGCTCACGTCGGGCCTCGACCCCGAGGCTCGGCGCCACATCTGGGCGATCGTGGAGGACCTGCGCGACGACGGCGTCACGGTGCTCCTGGTGAGCCACCTCATGGAGGAGGTCGAGCGGCTGTGCGACAGGGTCGCGCTGCTCGAGCGCGGGAGGTTGGTCGCGACTGACACGCCCTCGGGCCTCGTCGAGCGCGCGGGCCTCGGCCAGCGCGTGCGGTTCCGGGTGGCGTCGGGTGCACCGTTCGACGCCGGTCTGGTGCGGGACCTGCCCCAGGTCGAGCAGGTGGAGGTCCGCGGCGACGAGGTGAGCGTGCACGGCGGCGGCGACCTGCTCGGTGAGGTGAGCACCGCCCTCGTGCGCGCGGGGGTGGTCGCGACCGAGACGCGCCTCGAACGAGCCACGCTCGACGACGCGTTCCTCGCGCTCACCGGGAGCGCGCTCGAGAACACCGATGCCGACGGCGATCCCGACGCCGGCGGCGACGCCGGCCCGCGCGTCGCCCGCCACAACCAGGAGGTCTCCCGATGA
- a CDS encoding sensor histidine kinase, producing the protein MDRRDPNLWAGAFGTLICLAVGAVLLTVQLQGGQISVLPGGIWWACYVGYLVALVVSSWFQHEVRRRVALAAFGAQVAFGIVLVASAPGAGWTPILLVYTAAASAYLVRWRTTAAVVVANSATVAFTAWAATGQVLDAVLGGGLYTLLQLGSYFAVRAQLREVEMRSALAVAHTELRATSTLLASATRADERLRIARELHDAVGHQLTVLALELEIASHRSAPPAAEHVVRARGIARDLLADVRQVVGELRERAPDLRRTLASLVADLPAPRVHLDVADDVEADEIRTIALVRCVQEVVTNAIRHSGAEHLWIEVRLGDDGALVLEASDDGRGAERIVVGNGLRGLAERVADLGGEATFSARGGFHVRARVPAS; encoded by the coding sequence GTGGACAGACGCGACCCGAACCTCTGGGCGGGAGCGTTCGGCACGCTCATCTGCCTGGCGGTGGGCGCCGTCCTCCTGACCGTCCAGCTCCAGGGCGGGCAGATCTCGGTGCTCCCCGGCGGCATCTGGTGGGCGTGCTACGTGGGGTATCTCGTCGCGCTCGTCGTCTCGTCGTGGTTCCAGCACGAGGTCCGACGGCGCGTCGCACTCGCGGCGTTCGGCGCGCAGGTGGCCTTCGGCATCGTGCTCGTCGCGTCGGCGCCCGGCGCCGGCTGGACGCCGATCCTCCTGGTCTACACCGCGGCGGCGAGCGCGTACCTCGTGCGGTGGCGGACGACGGCGGCGGTCGTCGTCGCGAACTCGGCCACGGTGGCGTTCACGGCCTGGGCGGCGACCGGGCAGGTCCTCGACGCCGTGCTCGGCGGCGGCCTGTACACGCTGCTCCAGCTCGGCTCGTACTTCGCCGTCCGCGCGCAGCTGCGCGAGGTGGAGATGCGCAGTGCCCTCGCCGTCGCCCACACGGAGCTCCGCGCGACCAGCACCCTCCTCGCCTCGGCGACCCGCGCCGACGAACGGCTCCGCATCGCCCGCGAGCTGCACGACGCCGTCGGGCACCAGCTCACGGTGCTCGCCCTGGAGCTCGAGATCGCCTCGCACCGGAGCGCCCCGCCGGCCGCCGAGCACGTGGTCCGGGCGCGTGGGATCGCCCGGGACCTGCTCGCGGACGTGCGCCAGGTCGTCGGCGAGCTGCGGGAGCGTGCGCCCGACCTGCGCCGCACCCTGGCGTCCCTGGTGGCGGACCTGCCGGCGCCGCGGGTGCACCTGGACGTCGCCGACGACGTCGAGGCGGACGAGATCCGCACGATCGCGCTCGTGCGCTGCGTCCAGGAGGTCGTGACGAACGCGATCCGCCACTCCGGCGCCGAGCACCTGTGGATCGAGGTGCGGCTCGGCGACGACGGAGCACTCGTGCTGGAGGCGAGCGACGACGGCCGCGGTGCGGAGCGGATCGTCGTCGGCAACGGCCTGCGCGGACTCGCCGAGCGCGTCGCCGACCTCGGGGGCGAGGCCACGTTCTCCGCGCGCGGCGGGTTCCACGTGCGGGCGCGGGTGCCGGCGTCGTGA